A region of the Dickeya chrysanthemi NCPPB 402 genome:
GGTCACCGAATACGGCGTCGCGATGGCGAAACAGGTCGATATCGCCGGTCAGTCAGTTTCCGTGGGTATCACGCCAAAACTGCAACGAATTGATACTTATAACTATATTGCGTCAATCAATAACTACAGCGCGTCTGATTTCCGTAATTCGGAATTCAAGAAATCCAGTTCCGGCGCCAACCTGGATCTGGGGTTCAGTACCGACCTGACGTCGCGCTGGAGCGCCGGGCTGGTGGCGCAGAACCTGATTGGCCGCCGAATCGATACCAAAGAGGTACAAGGCATCCAGCGCACCTTCACTGTTCGTCCGCAAGTCACGGCAGGCACCGCCTGGAATACGGAAACACTGACGCTGGCCACCGATATCGACCTGACGCCCGCCAGCGGCTTTAACGGCGAGACGAAAAATCAGTACGCCGGGGTCGGCGCAGAATACCGCGCACTGTCCTGGGCGCAGTTGCGCGTCGGTTACCGCGCCAATATGCGCGACAGCGATAAGAATCAGGTCACGGCCGGTTTCGGCCTGTCGCCGTTTGGTATACACCTCGACCTGACCGGCATGGTCGGCACCGAAAGCAAACACACCTACGGTGCCGCCGCCAAACTGAGCTTTACCTTCTGATGTTCGCTCCCGGCATCGTCGTGATGCCGGGACACCCCCCGCCGTTATTGCTTACACTCTCTTTTTACGTCCTTCCCATTGCATCACCAGGCTAATCGCCGCGGGTAGCACCGTCAGCGTCAGCAATGTGGCGACGATCAACCCACCGATAATGGCGTAGGCCATCGGCCCCCAGAAGACCTGGGTGGCGATCGGGATCATCCCTAAAATCGCCGCCAGCGCAGTCAACAGAATCGGACGCGAGCGGTGATGAGCAGCCTGCATGATGGCATCGTTCATCGCCATTCCCGCCGCCGTGTTGGTATCCACTTCACTGATCAGGATCACCGCATTGCGGATAATCATTCCGGCCAGCGCGATCACCCCCAGCAAGGCGACAAAGCCCATCGGCGTCCCGGTCGGCAACATTGCCGCCACCACGCCAATCAATCCGAATGGCGCCATCAGCAACGCCAGCATCATGCGTGAGAAGCGCTGCAACTGCACCATCAGCAAAATCAGCATCACCAGCAGCGTCACCGGCAACACCTGATAGACCGAGCCGTTACCCTTATTGGATTCCGCCACCGAGCCGCCTTCTTCAATGGAATACCCGGCCGGTAATGACGCCTGATACGCCGCCACCTTCGGCGCCAGCGTCGCCGACAGGGTTTGAGCGCGAACCCCCGGCATCAAATCGGTCTGCACGGTGATAAACGGTAGGCGTTGACGGCGCCAGATGATCGGCTCGTCAACGCCGTACCCGACGGAGGCAATCTGCCCCAGCGGCACCCGTTGGCCGTTCGCCGCACGCAATTGCAGGCTGGCGACGGTATCCAGATCTCGCCGTTCCTCGTTACGGGCACGCACGATGACGTTCACCATGCGGTTACGGTCGCGCACACTGGTGACGGCGGTGCCGGAGAAAATGGTCGCTAACGCGCTGGCGACATCCTGCGAGCTGATCCCCACCGCCCGCGCCTCCGTTTGATTGACGTCAACGCGAATGGCGCGCTCCGGTTCGCCGGCCGTCAGGCTGATCTCCTGTGCACCGGGAGTGTTCCCCATCAGCGTAGCCAAACCGGCGGCATACTCGCGCACCTTGCCAATATTCGGCCCGCTGACCCGATATTTGAGCGGCCAGCCCACCGGCGGCCCTAATTCCAGCGGCGATACGCGCGCCACCAGGTGGCTGAAATCCTGTTGCAGCCGTTTTTCCAGCCGGGCCCGCAACGCATCGCGCGCTTTCAACCCTTTCGCCACCACCACCAGTTGCGCGATATTTTCATTCTGCAACAGCACATCCATCGGCAGATAAAAACGTACCGCGCCGGAACCGACATAGGTGGAAAAATGGTCCAGATCCGGATCGCCTTTCAGCGACTGTTCCAGCCGCACCGCCTCTCGCTCGGTGGCCTCCTGCGACGCATTATTCGGCAGCGTCAGGCTGACCAGCAGTTCCGGCCGGTCCGACGCCGGGAAGAACTCCCCCTCCAGCCGCCCCGACGCCACCACGGCCAGTGCCAACAGCGCTACCGCCAGCAACAGTGTACGGCCGCGGTAGCGCAACGCCGCCGACAGCAAACGGTGATAGAGGCGCGACAGCCGGCCGGCGTGATGTTCATGGCCTGTCATCGCCTTCGGCAGCAGCCAGACGCCAATCAGCGGCGAGAACAGCACCGCCACCACCCAGGAGCTGATGAGCGAAATCATCACCACAATAAACAACGAGTAGCAGTATTCGCCGGCGCTGGAAGCGGCAAACCCCACCGGAATAAAACCGGCTATCATCACCAGCGTGCCGGTCAGCATCGGAAACGCCGTCGTTTCGTAAGCGCGGGTGGCGGCGCGTTCACGCGCGTCGCCCTTCTCCAGACGGGATACCATCGCTTCTACGGTGATCATCGCGTCATCCACCAGCAAGCCAAGTGCGATGATCAACGCCCCCAGAGAGATACGCTGCAAACCGATACCGGCTATCTCCATTCCGGTGAAGGTCATCGCCAGCACAATCGGGATCGAGGCCGCCACCACCAGCCCGGCGCGGCTGCCCAACGACAGGAACGACACCGCCAGGACGATCACCACCGCTTCCAGCAGCACCCTGACGAAACCGTTAACCGACGAGGTCACCACCGCGGACTGGTCCGCCACGTTAGTGACTTCAATACCGTGCGGCAACGACGCGCTAATCGTCGCCATCTTGTCGCGCAGCGCCTGACCGAAGGCCAGCATGTTGCCGGTCGGCGCCATCGACACCGCCAGCCCGATGGCCGGTTGCCCGTTGACGCGAAACGCCGGCGCCGGTGGTTCCGCCGCCTGGCGGTGAACCGTCGCGATATCCGTCAGCGGGACAAAACGGCCGCCGATGCGTAGCGTCACCTGACGCAGGCTCTCTTCGGACACAAACGCGCCGCTGACCCGCAACGCCACCTGGTCATTCCCGGTTCGAATAGTACCGCTCGGGCTGACGGCATTCTGCGCCTGTAGCGCTGCCGTCACCTGTTGCAGGTCCAGCCCCATGCCGGCCAGTTGTCTTGGCGAGAACGCGACGACAATCTGCTCTTCCTGCGCACCCAACACATCGATTTTGCCGACATCCGGCGTGGCGAGCAGCTCGGTGCGAATGTCGTCCACCTTGTCGCGCAGTTCACGCGGCGAGTAGCCGTCGGCGGTAAAGCCATACAGGGTGCCGAAAGTATCGTCAAACTCATCGTTGACCGCCGGCTCGCCCACGCCGTCCGGCAGACTGGGGGCGATATCCTTCATCTTTTTGCGAACGCTGTACCAAGTGCCCTGAACCTCGGACGGCGGCGTATTGTCGCGCAGATTGACGAAAATCACCGCCTCGCCGGGTCGGCTGTAACTTTCAAGAACGTCGAGATAAGGCGTTTCCTGCAGTTTCTTTTCCAGTACATCGGTGACGAAACTGACGGTATCCTGCACCGTCGCGCCCGGCCAACCGGCGGATACCACCGCGGTTTTGATGGTAAAGGCCGGGTCTTCGTTGCGCGGAAGCCGTTCATAGCTCATGACCCCCGCCGCCACAATCACCAGCATGAAAAAAGCCACCAGTTGCTGATGGGCCAGCGCCCAGGCAGAAAGGTTCCATTTTGGTTTGGGTCCGGATGACATTATGGCGCCTCCGTCAGCGCGACCTGCTCGCCGACCCGCAATTTACTCACGCCGGCGGTGACCACCTTATCGCCAGCAGCCAGACCATCGGCGACAATGATCTGCGTATCGCTGTAATGACGTAGGGTGATCGGCTGCAGCCGCAGCGTCTGAGTCTGCGAGTCAACCACCAACACGGCCGGATTATCGCCCTGACGGGTCAACGCCGAAGCCGGCAACGCGATAACACTGCCGCCAGGCAGCGTGATTTCGCCCTCGACCGTCGCCCCCAGCACCATGTCCGGCGGCGGGTCGATGAGCGAAACCCGCACCCGCCAGGTACGGGTTTCCGCATCAGCCAGCGGGCTGACGTCGCGCACATGCCCCTGGGTTTTAATCGCCGGGTTGGACAACAAAGAGATCGTGACCACCGGGTCCGTCAGGCCGCGGGTAATCAGACGTTCGGAAACATTAAATACGGCGTCGCGGCCGGCAAACGTCGCCAGACGCACCACTTCCTGACCGGCGTTCACCACCTGGCCGGGATTGGCGCTGACCGCGGTGATCACCCCGGCGACCGGAGCGGATAAGCGGGTATATCCCAAACGGTCCTGCGCGCTTTTAACACCGGCTTGCGCACTTTCACGCACCGACACCGCCGATGCCCAGTTAGACTGCGCTTCATCCAGTTGCGAGCGGGAAATCGCGCCATTGGGCGCCAGTTGCCTCATTCGGTTGAGGTTCTGTTCCGCCAGCCGTTCTGCGGCCATCGCTCGCGCCAAATCCGCCTTTGCGCTTTGCAGTTGGTTTTCACTGTCGCGGCCATCCAGTGTAGCGATCGCCTCGCCTTGCTTTACCACCGAACCCACATCGACTGCGCGCGACACTAGCCGCCCATCCAGACGAAACGCCAGCGCGGTTTCCTCCGCCGGACGGATCTCGCCGGTCTGGGAGAACACGTCGCCGACGGCCGACGGCTGTACCGTCACCGTGCGGACCGGGCGCACCGGCGAGGAGGCTGACGCATCGGTGGGATTATCACAGCCGGATAGCGCACCGGCGAGCAGCAGCAATAACGTCCACATCCCGCCGACCCGCACAATAACGCCGCCGCTATGGCGACTCAGATGATGAAAAATACAAAGCATGGATGCTGCCAGTGTCATGATGATTTCCTGTTACCCGTCATCATCATTACAGCGCACACATTTCCAGATTGTTTCCACGCTTCATCAAGAAACGGTCAAGGACGCTGAAAAAACGCGTTTATTTCACGTCTGTATCAACGTCACGCCGTCGGCAGCGTGAGGGTAAAACACATGCCGCCTTGCGGATGGTTTTCCGCCGTCAGCGTGCCGCCAAGCGCTTCGCAAATCGCCTGCGCGATGGATAGCCCCAGCCCGCTGCCGCCGGAATGGCGTGCCCGTGA
Encoded here:
- a CDS encoding efflux RND transporter permease subunit: MSSGPKPKWNLSAWALAHQQLVAFFMLVIVAAGVMSYERLPRNEDPAFTIKTAVVSAGWPGATVQDTVSFVTDVLEKKLQETPYLDVLESYSRPGEAVIFVNLRDNTPPSEVQGTWYSVRKKMKDIAPSLPDGVGEPAVNDEFDDTFGTLYGFTADGYSPRELRDKVDDIRTELLATPDVGKIDVLGAQEEQIVVAFSPRQLAGMGLDLQQVTAALQAQNAVSPSGTIRTGNDQVALRVSGAFVSEESLRQVTLRIGGRFVPLTDIATVHRQAAEPPAPAFRVNGQPAIGLAVSMAPTGNMLAFGQALRDKMATISASLPHGIEVTNVADQSAVVTSSVNGFVRVLLEAVVIVLAVSFLSLGSRAGLVVAASIPIVLAMTFTGMEIAGIGLQRISLGALIIALGLLVDDAMITVEAMVSRLEKGDARERAATRAYETTAFPMLTGTLVMIAGFIPVGFAASSAGEYCYSLFIVVMISLISSWVVAVLFSPLIGVWLLPKAMTGHEHHAGRLSRLYHRLLSAALRYRGRTLLLAVALLALAVVASGRLEGEFFPASDRPELLVSLTLPNNASQEATEREAVRLEQSLKGDPDLDHFSTYVGSGAVRFYLPMDVLLQNENIAQLVVVAKGLKARDALRARLEKRLQQDFSHLVARVSPLELGPPVGWPLKYRVSGPNIGKVREYAAGLATLMGNTPGAQEISLTAGEPERAIRVDVNQTEARAVGISSQDVASALATIFSGTAVTSVRDRNRMVNVIVRARNEERRDLDTVASLQLRAANGQRVPLGQIASVGYGVDEPIIWRRQRLPFITVQTDLMPGVRAQTLSATLAPKVAAYQASLPAGYSIEEGGSVAESNKGNGSVYQVLPVTLLVMLILLMVQLQRFSRMMLALLMAPFGLIGVVAAMLPTGTPMGFVALLGVIALAGMIIRNAVILISEVDTNTAAGMAMNDAIMQAAHHRSRPILLTALAAILGMIPIATQVFWGPMAYAIIGGLIVATLLTLTVLPAAISLVMQWEGRKKRV
- a CDS encoding efflux RND transporter periplasmic adaptor subunit; its protein translation is MTLAASMLCIFHHLSRHSGGVIVRVGGMWTLLLLLAGALSGCDNPTDASASSPVRPVRTVTVQPSAVGDVFSQTGEIRPAEETALAFRLDGRLVSRAVDVGSVVKQGEAIATLDGRDSENQLQSAKADLARAMAAERLAEQNLNRMRQLAPNGAISRSQLDEAQSNWASAVSVRESAQAGVKSAQDRLGYTRLSAPVAGVITAVSANPGQVVNAGQEVVRLATFAGRDAVFNVSERLITRGLTDPVVTISLLSNPAIKTQGHVRDVSPLADAETRTWRVRVSLIDPPPDMVLGATVEGEITLPGGSVIALPASALTRQGDNPAVLVVDSQTQTLRLQPITLRHYSDTQIIVADGLAAGDKVVTAGVSKLRVGEQVALTEAP